From the genome of Streptomyces ficellus:
GATGATCTGCTACGACGTGGAGTTCCCGGAGAACGTCCGGGCGCACGCGCTGGCCGGCACCCAGCTCCTGCTGGTGCCCACCGCCCTGATGCACCCGGCCGAGGTCGTCGCCGAGTCCGTCGTCCCGGTGCGCGCCTTCGAGAACCAGATCTACGTCGCGTACGCCAACCGGACCGGCCCCGAGGGCGACTTCGAGTTCGTCGGCCTGTCCGCGCTCGCCGGCCCCGACGGCACCGCCCGCGCCCGTGCCGGACGCGGCGAGGAACTGGTCGCCGGCGACGTCGACCCGGAGTTCCTGACCGGCTCGCGCGAGGTCAACCCGTACCTGCGCGACCGCCGCCCCGGCCTCTACACCTCCCTCGTCTGAGCCTTCCGCCCCTCCCCAGCTTTCCCGCAAGGAGTCCGTACCCCATGACGTCCACGGTGCCCACCGCCGTCCAGCACACCGACGCGCAGCCGCCGATCACCATGTTCGGTCCGGACTTCCCGTACGCGTACGACGACTACCTGGCCCACCCGGCCGGGCTCGGCCAGATACCCGCCACCGAGCACGGCACCGAGGTCGCCGTCATCGGCGGCGGCCTGTCCGGCATCGTCGCCGCCTACGAGCTGATGAAGATGGGCCTCAAGCCCGTCGTCTACGAGGCCGACCAGATCGGCGGCCGGCTGCGCACCGTGGGCTTCGAGGGCACCGCCACCGAGGGCCTGACCGCCGAGATGGGCGCCATGCGCTTCCCGCCCTCCTCCACCGCGCTCCAGCACTACATCGACCTCGTGGACCTCAAGACCCAGCCGTTCCCCAACCCGCTGGCCGAGTCCACCCCCTCGACCGTCGTCGACCTCAAGGGCGAGTCGCACTACGCCGAGACCATCGACGACCTCCCGCAGGTCTACCGCGACGTGGCGCGCGCGTGGAACGAGTGCCTGGAGGAGGGCGCGGACTTCTCCGACATGAACCGCGCCATGCGCGAGCGCGACGTCCCGCGCATCCGCGAGATCTGGGCCAAGCTGGTCGAGAAGCTCGACAACCAGACGTTCTACGGCTTCCTCTGCGACTCCGAGGCGTTCAAGTCCTTCCGGCACCGCGAGATCTTCGGCCAGGTCGGCTTCGGCACCGGCGGCTGGGACACCGACTTCCCCAACTCCATCCTGGAGATCCTCCGCGTCGTCTACACCGAGGCCGACGACCACCACCGCGGCATCGTCGGCGGCTCGCAGCAGCTCCCGCTGCGCCTGTGGGAGCGCGAGCCGCAGAAGATCGTCCACTGGCCGCTCGGTACGTCGCTGAAGTCGCTCCACGAGGGCGACCCCAAGCCCGCCGTCACGCGCCTGCACCGCACCGCCGGCAACCGCATCACCGTCACCGACGCGAACGGCGACATCCGCACGTACCAGGCGGCGATCTTCACCGCCCAGTCCTGGCTGCTGCTCTCCAAGATCGCCTGCGACGACTCGCTCTTCCCCATCGACCACTGGACGGCGATGGAGCGCACCCACTACATGGAGAGCTCCAAGCTGTTCGTCCCGGTCGACCGGCCGTTCTGGCTGGACAAGGACGAGGAGACAGGGCGGGACGTCATGTCGATGACGCTCACCGACCGCATGACCCGCGGCACCTACCTGCTGGACGACGGCCCGGACAAGCCGGCCGTGATCTGCCTGTCGTACACCTGGTGCGACGACAGCCTGAAGTGGCTGCCCCTCTCGCCGAACGAGCGCATGGAGGTCATGCTCAAGTCGCTCGGCGAGATCTACCCGAAGGTCGACATCCGCTCGCACATCATCGGCAACCCGGTGACGGTGTCCTGGGAGAACGAGCCCTACTTCATGGGCGCCTTCAAGGCCAACCTCCCCGGCCACTACCGCTACCAGCGCCGCCTGTTCACCCACTTCATGCAGGACCGCCTGCCCGAGGACAAGCGGGGCATCTTCCTCGCGGGTGACGACATCTCCTGGACCGCCGGCTGGGCCGAGGGCGCCGTCCAGACCGCGCTCAACGCGGTGTGGGGCGTCATGCACCACTTCGGCGGCGCGACCGACGCCACCAACCCCGGCCCGGGCGACGTCTACGACGAGATCGCGCCGGTGGAACTGCCGGAGGACTGAGCGACCAGCGGGGTGAGCATCAGCCGCCCCGCCATCCCCACGGAGCGGTCGAGGCGTTCGGTGAACTCCTCGGCCAGCTCCGGCAGCCCGCCCAGCCCGCTCGTCAGTGTGCCGCCCAGGCGGCCCAGCCCGTCCAGGCGGCCCAGACCGTCCAGGCGTTCCAGCTGCCACAGGGACCGGGCCGCGAGCCACGCCCCCTCACGGGCCCGGTCCAGGCTCCAGCAGCCCAGCAGATGCGTCAGCGGGTCGGCCACCTCCAGCAGGTCCGGCCCCGGCATCAGCTCTTCGCGGATGCGCTCCTCCAGCAGGGTGAGGACATCGCCCACCCGCTCGAACTCCCCCTCCAGGTCGGCGGGTTCGCAGCGGAGCGTACGACAGGTGTCCACCACGGCCAGCGCCAGGTCGTGCCCGACGTGCGCGTTGATACCGGCCAGGGCGAACTGCAGCGGGCGTACGCCCGGATGGCGCCGGTACTGGAAGACCGGCCACCAGCACGCCGGCGGGCGCCCACCCGCGGCGACCGCGTCGACCGCCGCCAGGTACCGCTCCGCGAACCGGACGTCCAGCGTCACGGCGGCCCGCCGGTCGGCGAACTCGCCCGCTTCGATGCGCCGCTCGATCTCCTCCGTGACCGTGAGGTACACCCGGTTGAAGACCGCCACCCCGTCCGTCTCCGGCCACAGCTCGCGCAGCGCGCGCATCCGTGCCACGACCGGGCCGACCGCGGAGGGGGCGGACGAGAACTGTTCGATCTGCGCCATGGGGGCAGCGTTCCAGTAGGTAGGCTCTCGGTGGTGTCATCGCGCCGGGCTTCCCCGAAACGGGGGAACCATCCCGCCCGGGCGAGCACCTGGGGGAGGGGATCAGACGGTGTCAGGCGTGCGCGGACAGCGCCGTACGGACAGGATGGCTGGGCTCGGACGGCCGGAGGCCGAGGGGGCGGAAGCCGAAGGGGCGGAAGCGCGGTTGTGGGGCGCTCAGCCGCCGGCGGCGGAACAACCGGGGGCGCCTGATCTGCCCGGGGCGCCGCGGGCCGCCTCCGCTCCGGCCGCCGGGAACCGGCGTGCCGCGCGGGACCGGCGGGCCGCGCGACGGCGCACGGCGCGCCGCCACGCCATGGTCGCCGCCGCGTCGGTGGTCGTCGCCGTCGGCACCGTCAGCGGGCTGCTGGCCGCGACCGGGGGCGAGGAGAAGCACACGGCCCTGCCCGCGCCCGAGGTGACCACGAGCGCCCTCCAGCTGCCGCTGCCCGCCCGCCCGAGCCCCAGGGCCGCCTCGCCGACGCCCTCGCCCTCGCCCTCCGTCACGGCCGTGAAGCCGTCCGTCCGGCCGAGCCCGAAGCCCAAGCCGCCGGCGAAGAAGAGCAAGGCCCCCGCGGCGCCCGCGGCGCGGACCGTGTCGGCCGACCTCTACCGGCACCCGCAGTCGCAGGTACTGGACTGGGTGCGGGCCAACCCGGGCGACTCGCGCCGGGCCGTCATCGAATCCCGGATCGCCGACCAGCCGGCCGCCGTGTGGTTCGCCCAGTACGACCCCGGCGCCATCACTGGCAGGGTCCGCGCCGTCACCTCCGGGGCCGCCGCCGCGGGCCGGGTGCCCGTCCTCGTGCCGTACGCGATACCCGACCGCGACTGCGGCGGTGCCTCGCAGGGCGGGGCGCCCGACCTCGCCGCGTACGACGGGTGGATACGGAACTTCGCGGACGGGCTCGGCAGCGGGCCGGTCATCGTCGTCCTCGAACCCGACTCGATCGCGCTCGCCGACTGCCTCTCGTCCGGTGAGCGGGCCGCCCGCTACGCCTCGCTCGCCCGGGCAGGCAAGGCACTGCGGGCCGCCAACCCGCAGGCCAAGGTGTACTTCGACGCGGGCCACTCCGGCTGGCACTCGGCGTCGAAGATGGCCGGCGCCCTGCGCCAGGCGGACGCCGCGACCAGCAGCGACGGCATCTTCACCAACGTCTCCAACTTCCACGCCACCGCCGACGAGGCCTCCTACGCCCGACGCGTGCTCGCCGCCCTCGGCGGCCCGTCCCACCTGGGCG
Proteins encoded in this window:
- a CDS encoding DUF5995 family protein, which gives rise to MAQIEQFSSAPSAVGPVVARMRALRELWPETDGVAVFNRVYLTVTEEIERRIEAGEFADRRAAVTLDVRFAERYLAAVDAVAAGGRPPACWWPVFQYRRHPGVRPLQFALAGINAHVGHDLALAVVDTCRTLRCEPADLEGEFERVGDVLTLLEERIREELMPGPDLLEVADPLTHLLGCWSLDRAREGAWLAARSLWQLERLDGLGRLDGLGRLGGTLTSGLGGLPELAEEFTERLDRSVGMAGRLMLTPLVAQSSGSSTGAISS
- a CDS encoding flavin monoamine oxidase family protein — translated: MTSTVPTAVQHTDAQPPITMFGPDFPYAYDDYLAHPAGLGQIPATEHGTEVAVIGGGLSGIVAAYELMKMGLKPVVYEADQIGGRLRTVGFEGTATEGLTAEMGAMRFPPSSTALQHYIDLVDLKTQPFPNPLAESTPSTVVDLKGESHYAETIDDLPQVYRDVARAWNECLEEGADFSDMNRAMRERDVPRIREIWAKLVEKLDNQTFYGFLCDSEAFKSFRHREIFGQVGFGTGGWDTDFPNSILEILRVVYTEADDHHRGIVGGSQQLPLRLWEREPQKIVHWPLGTSLKSLHEGDPKPAVTRLHRTAGNRITVTDANGDIRTYQAAIFTAQSWLLLSKIACDDSLFPIDHWTAMERTHYMESSKLFVPVDRPFWLDKDEETGRDVMSMTLTDRMTRGTYLLDDGPDKPAVICLSYTWCDDSLKWLPLSPNERMEVMLKSLGEIYPKVDIRSHIIGNPVTVSWENEPYFMGAFKANLPGHYRYQRRLFTHFMQDRLPEDKRGIFLAGDDISWTAGWAEGAVQTALNAVWGVMHHFGGATDATNPGPGDVYDEIAPVELPED
- a CDS encoding glycoside hydrolase family 6 protein is translated as MVAAASVVVAVGTVSGLLAATGGEEKHTALPAPEVTTSALQLPLPARPSPRAASPTPSPSPSVTAVKPSVRPSPKPKPPAKKSKAPAAPAARTVSADLYRHPQSQVLDWVRANPGDSRRAVIESRIADQPAAVWFAQYDPGAITGRVRAVTSGAAAAGRVPVLVPYAIPDRDCGGASQGGAPDLAAYDGWIRNFADGLGSGPVIVVLEPDSIALADCLSSGERAARYASLARAGKALRAANPQAKVYFDAGHSGWHSASKMAGALRQADAATSSDGIFTNVSNFHATADEASYARRVLAALGGPSHLGAVIDTSRNGNGAPAPGEWCDPAGRALGRTPTTRTGDARIDAYLWIKLPGESDGCSGSAGEFSAGYAYDLATG